GGAAAACCCGACAAATTGACATGGAGAGATTACTTTGAAAAGAAAATGGCTTGTCGCTTCATTACTGGTTATTTGGATTGCAGGAGGCGTAATTTTATGGCAAGACTGGAATTCCAGAGAATATGCGCTTTCTGACAGACCGCAAGAAAACGCAAGTAAAGACTCAGCGGTGACTTCGGCAGAGGCCGTAACGGAAGTCGAAACAGAACAAAAAATAGAAAAGACCTCCATCAGTACAGCGACAATCGGGATGGTTGGAGATGTGCTGCTGCATAATCCCATCTATACATATCCAAGCTTCGACTTTGCCTTTGAAGCGGTACAAGAGAAAATGACCGGAATCGACTTCCTGCTGGCAAACCAGGAATCCATGCCGGGGGGAACGGAACTTGGACTGTCCACGTATCCGAAATTCAACAGTCCTAAGCATATCATTCCTGATCTGCAAAACGCAGGTGTCGATATGATTACTCTTGCCAATAACCATACGTTCGACAAAGGTGAAATCGGGGTGCGGAAATCTATTGAACACGCGCAAGAGTTCGGGATGCCGTATGTCGGGGCTTATGAATCTTTCAAAGACCGTAAGACTCAGCGAATTGTTGATGTGAATGGCATCAAGATTGGTGTATTGGCATATACGTACGGAACTAATATTGCACTCGACCTGCAGGACAAAGAATACCTGGTCAACTATATCAACCGGGATCGGATAGAAAATGAAATCCAAGAGATGAAGCCGCTGGTGGACGTTACGATTGTGTCGCTGCACTGGGGTCCGGAGTATCATTTAGAAACCTCGGAAGACCAGGCTGACCTCGCGCAATTCGTCTCAGATGCAGGTGCCGATGTCATTTTCGGGCATCACCCGCATGTACTGCAGCGCTATGGTGAAGTCGGCAACACAAAAGTTTTCTTCTCGCTCGGCAACTTCTACTCTGCCCAGCCGTTTGATTACACGAATTTTGGCGGGATTGCCAGATTGTCAGTGACGAAGGAACAAACAGGCGACCTGACGGAAGTGACAATCGATGACCCGCGGTTTTTCCCGACAGGTGTCATCAGGAATCAGCAGAACCGCTTTAAAGTTGTGCCGCTGCATCAGGCGAACGCAACGATTCATTACAGTGAAGAGTGGGTCGAAAGCCACGTTGGCGTGCCAAAATGGTAAACGAAAAAACAGTACAGGAGCTGTCCGTAAAGTCTTTGTGACTTTTCCGGGCAGCTCCTTTGCCGTTATTCAGCGGGTATCAGAACCGAAGCATAACGGCTGCTTGTCTTACTTTCCTGACACGGTCTTCACGTCTTCCACGAGCAATTCATTTTGGCTCTTCGTGATGCCATCGTACTTTTTCACCACTTCTCCTTTTGGACTGACTAAATAAAAGAAGTAACTGTGTAGACTGACCTAGCGATATGAGACACATATAAAACACCATGATTAGGCTGCTTTGACACCATATTTTATCGGTGTCAGGTAGCCTAATTTTTCTTGGATACGTTCTTCATTATAATAATTTAAATAGGCAATTACTCGTTCAACTACAATATTATTGCGTAATGAATTAAATTTAACGTATTGAAATTCTTCAGATTTCAGACTCGAATGAAATGATTCAATCACCGCATTGTCCCAACAGTTTCCTCGACGTGACATGCTGCCGATCAGGTCGTTATCCTTGATATAGGCTTGATACGCGTATGACGTATACACACTCCCTTGATCCGAATGTATAATCACTCCTGTGGGGTGGTTTCTCGCAGCTAGTGCCGCCTTTAATGTGTCAATTACGAGTGGTGTCTGTTGATGGTCGTATAATTTGTAAGCAACAATTTCATTATTGTATAAATCCATAATGGTTGAAAGATATTTTGTCGTACTACCATACTGGATATAGGTGATGTCGGTTACCCACTTCTGATTCGGTTCACTAGCTGTGAAATTACGTTTAAGAAGATCTGGGGCAATTATGATACTTTCCCCTTGAGATTTCCACTTTCGTTTAGGCTTGATACGACACTGTAAGTTATGCTTTTGCATGAGGCGTTGAACCGTATTGCGATTCAATTCTATGTTGTATTCCTGCTTTAGAAATGCTTTGATTTTTCTATGTCCATTCCGATATTTAGTGCGTTTACACAATTCTATAATAGCCTCCTCTTCCACTGAAAGAGACTTATCCGTTTCCTCCAGACGCCACCTATAGTAGGTAGCTCGTGGTACTCCTAATGCGGATAAAATGGCTGTTATTGTATACTTCTTTTTTAGTTTTTCCACAATCTGAAGAACTATTTCTTTCTCAATCTCCTTTCGATCTCCATGTACTTTTTTAGAATCTCATTCTCCATTTTTAAATGAGACATCTGTCGTTCTTTCTTGTCCGCTTCACTCGAAAGTTCTGGCCCATGACCGAAGGTATATTGTTTACCTATCGGTTGATCAAAACGATATATTTCATTTGCACGATACCATCTCATCCAGGTTTCAATCTGGGATTTATTTTTGACTCCGTGCTTCTCCATAATTTCTTTAGTTGTTAATTCCCCACTCAATTTATCTTTGACAACTGCCCATTTTACTTCGCTTGAATATACGTTTTTGCCCACGCAAAAACACCTCCGTTGTAAGTACTTTTTACAAGTGTACCACTTCGAAGGTGTTTTATATTGTCTCAAAAATTTAGGTTAGCCCAATATTTCAAGCGCAGTACTTGCTTTCTTTTAGTATTATCCTTAATCACAAGTCATTGGGGATTCTTCTTATGGGCTTTATTGTCTGTGTTTATGATATTGATGACTGCGTTTACCACTAAGACTGACAAGAACAACGACGGGAAGTAAGAAATGAAAATGCTCTGGGGTAAACCTATATGTGAAGCGTGTACTAATGAAAGTAAAGCGTGTGGAAGAAACGAAGGAACATTCATTTGCGGCGACTGTTCCAATAAAAAAACCGATTAAATAAATAGGTGCGATTACAAAATAATTATTTGTCACCAGCTGGCGGATTGGAGCATATTCTTATGAAAAATTTCATAATCATTTTCAAGGCAGTTGCTTTGGCAATGGGTGTGAGTACACTTGTTTTAAATATATTGGGCGATTTATCTGCAGATCCTGCCATCACCCTACTGTCAATCGGTGTTTCCTGTTTAGCAATTGCACAGCTGCAAGACAAAGAAAAGTAAGCAGCTTTTATGGCACGTGCCATGTCCTGATAAATTGCATAGTCATTTGACACTTGCATAAAAAGGTATATTACATTCATTCGCTTCAAAATTCCCGTTTCCACAACGGCAGGAACCATTTGACGCCGCGACGGTTGACGGGAAGCAGTTTCATGTCAGCAAATAAGTGGCTGATATAACCCGCCGTCCCTGCGGCAATAAGGCCGTCGACGGGCCATTGTGCGTACAGCTGCTTCAAAATATATACATAGAAAACAATGCCTAGGATAGAGTGCGTGTAGGACCGGTGCGGCAGAAATGAAGCAATGATGATATAGCTGCCCGCGAGTAGAACGCCCGGCGACTGATCCAGGACAAGCCCTAGTAGCATGACGAGGATACCGGTAATCGTAAGCATCCTCCGTTGTGTAATCAGGCGCGAAACAATAAGCAGCAGAAGCCCGATGCCGCCGTACAAATATATGTCGCTGCTCAGCCCGTATATAACCGTCTGATAGATAAGTGTCAGCAATATGACCATGCCGGCGGTCTCCATGAGCCATTTGCTGACTTTTTTGCTGAGTGTGATGCTATTGCTGGCGAGCCCGTTCGTGTCGAGGTCCGGAACAACGCCGGATATTCCACCGACAGCCGCGCCGATCAATGCGGTTCTGATATCCGGCTGCACAGCGTACCCCGCGATGGCACCAACGGCTGTGCCGACAAATAGATGTGAAGTCCCTTTCATATGTAAACCTCTCTGGATGTATAAAGTACGGCCGAATCAAGAACATATATTCGTTCCGTCAATTCCAGTATAAACGATTTAGGGATGAAAAGGAAAACATTGCGTGTGCAGTTCCCAAGCCTTCCATTTTAGAGTTGTTCTGCATTCGTTGTAATTGCGGTTGTGCATTAAAAATAAATAATAAAGCCTAATTTCCCTTTTAAAAGCTAGGGAAATTAGGCTTTTGATGTTCCACAATTGTGCCCCATCGGGATTGTGGTTAGAACCCGTTGATCTGCGCTGCAGCCGGACTCGTGTCCTATGGGCGGGCGGTGAACCACACTCCTCGCTTCGCTCGCTAGGTGTTTCACCTATCAAAGCAGAGATGTGCTCCTTCTCGCTGCGCTTCACTCGCAAAAGCCGTTCTTCGTTACGGCTCTCGCTGATCCTCCCAGTCGCCGGCTTCCGCTACGATCAACTAAGCGACTACAAATAAGCTTTTTCAACAATCGTAGCCGTTAGTTAGATAGCGGAATAGTGGTTGGAAACCGTTGATCTGCGTTGCAGCCGGACGCGTTCTGGAGGGCGGGCGGTGAACCACACCCCTCACTTCGCTCGCTGGGTGTTTCACCTGTCCCGCTGATCCTCCCAGAGTCGCCGGCTTCCACTCCGATCAACTAAGTGATTACGAATAAACCATGCTACACAATCGCGCCCGATTATTGAAGATTGTTATCCAACTAAAGTGCCTTTAGTTAAGGGATATGTATTAAGCAAAAAGGATCCATAATAAAACTGTAAATCCTAAAAAGAATATCCCAAATAAAAAGGAAAAAGTTTTAAAGATAATAATTTGATATTTATTTGGTACAAACTTTTCAGAAATTAATAATAGAACACTAAATATCACTTCAATCCAAGTTAAAGTATTAAAAGTAAAGTCATCATCTTCTCGATATTTTTTAAAAGTAACATAAAAAGTATTTCCTGCAATAAATAATAAAAATAATGAGCTCATTATCAACATATATATATTCATTCAAAACCTGTCTTCCGATTTGAGTTTGTATTTTAACTAATTTGCAACTCTTATTAAGTATTTATTTACAATCACAATTACTATTTATGAACACGTGAAAGCGTTCATAAAATGGCCCGATTGTTGAATAAAATATAATTCCAATTATTCCCCCATCTATATCTAGTTTAACATAAAAATTCCAAGACCCTGCAAGAAATTAGTGTTATGAAATACTTTTAGCATTGGTATTAACGACATCATATAAATTAATGCAGCAATTTCAGCTCAATTGTACAACCCGTTAAGGCATTGAGTCACAATTAAAAAGGAGACACCAGTTCTTATGTGAATTGTGTCCCCTTTTAGACTGAAGTTTAACGTTTCTTCCCTGACTGACAACCGAACTCATTTCTATTAAAAATACTTCTTGTAAAAGTCATACCTTAATTTCCCGCTGAGATGAGCATAAATTCTCGTCGTCTCACTCTTTTCATGACCTAAAAGACTTTGAATTATTTCAAGTGGAGCACCGTTGTCGACCATATGTGTAGCATAGCTATGACGTAATTGATGCGGGTGAATGGTCTTTTTAATTCCGGCACGCTTGGAAATTCGTTTGACAACGTATCTTAAAGTATCCACACTCATTCGTCGTATTGGTTTACGTTCTGTGACAAATAAAGATGGTTCTTCATCATCGCGCTCATCTAAATATCTTTTCAACCAAATCGCACAGCGTATATTGAAATATACTTCCCTCTCTTTATCACCTTTCCCATGGACAATTACCGAGTTTCCTGCAAAGTTAATATCGTCACGATTTAATTTCGCGATTTCGCCTATTCGGCAACCTGTTGAATAAAAAAATTCAAGTAGTGCATTCTCCTGTGATGTGTGACAGCCTTCTCTAAGAAGCTCAATTTCATGTTTGGAAAGAAACTTTGGAATCCGCTTTCCTAGTTTAGGCTCTTTTAATTTTGCAGCCGGATTTTTTAAAATAAACCCTTCTTCATGAGTCCATCTAAATAATGACTTAATAAAACGTACACGGTGGCCCAAACTCGATGGTTTTAAATGTACCCCCACTTTACCCAAGTATTGTTTAAGATGATCCGCTGTAATTTCGTCCATGGGGATATTACCTAAATAACGCATTAGAAGATTACATTGAAATCCATACATTTTTAATGTTAGCGGCGAGTAGCCTTCAATTCTTTTATCGAACTGATATTTTTCCCAAGCTTCTGTCAACAACATATTTCCACGCTCCCATACTATGAATCAAGTAAATACTAAGTATCAATTTAATTAACCGATCCATCCCTGCAAGATACTAGTTTTCAAAAACATAATCCACTCAAATATGTTGACAATACTCTCTGGTTTAGCAAAGTGAGTAGGGCTACAATTCACTTCCGAAATTTACCTGGGTCTTCAATTCTTGCAGAAATAACTTCTCCACAATTTAAGCAGAAGGTAAATATTTTATTCGACCCAACTGACATTTTTTTGTCTAGCGGTTTAACTGCCATAAAATCGGTACCCTCTCCAAATTCAGTGCCATTACATTTTGGACATTCATTTTTATTCATTTGCAACATCTCCATATAATTAATTAATTTTTATGAGTCTATCGATATATAAATATAAGAAGGTATTCGTTTGTTGATCTGGCAACTGTGAAACTTAAATCAACATTTTTCCAGATAGAATTGGATTGAAAACACAAGGCAATCATTTTACTCGTTCGGATAAAGATTCTGATATGTCTCGACTGACTGTTTTATTAAATCCTTTAAAACATTCGTATCAATATCTGCTAATTTATTGACATATATACAAGCCTTCCCCTTCGTGTGTTTACCAAAGCTTTCTAATAACTCTTCCCTTTCACATGACAGATAAAGACTAATTTTCGCTTTTCTTGGAGAAAAACCGACTAAAGGTGCATCCCCTTCACGTCCTGATGCATACTTATAATGGTAGCTGCCAAAGCCTATAATACTAGGACCCCACATTTTCCCTTTATAATCCGTCGCCTCTTCAAAAATTTCTAATAACTGATAAGCATCTGCCTTCTTCTTTTCATTTTCCATCATTTCAATAAATTCAATTACACTATTGTCAGTTTCTTTCATCTTACGTTCGGTCATATATGCACGCTCCTATTCTCTAATCAAATTATTGATTACATAATTGGCCGGTTTGACAGTACCTTCCTATTCATCCGGTATATACAACAGGTTAACATAACAATCGTCCCCGGAAGCTCTTAATTCCTCAATTAAAAAAGCTTTTACAAAAGGCAACTCTTCCTCTTTTGATATTCAGATACTTTTTTAAAAAAGTTTTAATTATACCATTTTCAACAAAAATCCCTCTACTATATAAAAGTAAGAGGTTCTCCGTTTATTTTTGTATTTTCTATATGGAGACAAAGGAATTGACACTGCATACAGCTGACGTTTCATCGCTATTTTAAGCCAGACATCGTATAATGGGGAAAGCAGAAGAAGAATTCATTTTTTCTTTAGATAAAAAAAGAGGTGTAATTACTTGGAACCGTTCGAAACAGCATTACCTGAGCAATATGAAACATTAAAAAAGCAGGCCAATTATACATCTAGCTGGCGAAAGCGTTTAGAAGCAGTCAAAATATTATCGGCATATCAACATGACAAAGTCATAGATTTGTTAAAAAATCGTATGCAGCATGATCCTGTCCGACAAGTGCAATTAGCAGCCTATGAAGCACTTGCCGCGTTTGGCGTAGACGTGGAGCAGCCATTGCCTGCACGTTTTGATATTATCAAAAACACTGATAAGATCTTCCTCCGTGTGAAAAAAAGCTTGCCGAAAGACCATACGGTGGCAGACTTTGCGGATAAACTGCAGCGTATGCGTTTAGATGTCTTTGATGCATATGAAGGCGATAAAGGTGCAGAATTTATGAACTGGTTAGAAGAACGTTGGGCAAAGCTGTAATCATAAAGGTGCCAGGTCCCGATACAATTCAAAATAGTGTCGGGACCTGGCACCTTTTTCAATTCCGCAGCTGTCTTCTATTATTCCTTGTTGCCAAATCCGCCAGCCTGACCGGTATGGGCAATCGGCTTTCACTATTTATTAATTCCTTAGTAATAGCTGTTGCAGTTGGTAAGTCTATATAGTTTCCACACGAAACAAATATAGGTTTTACGTCTTGATGCGTTCGTAAAACCCTGCCATAGACCTCTTTATTTATAATTATATCTGCATAAGAGCCCGCCCTATTTTTAGGCATTTCAAACTCGGCGTCAGCTATTTTCAAGTAACTTTTAGCGATGCCGATAGTTGGTTTATTCAGAAAGAACGAAGCATGTGTTGCGATGCCCATATGCCTCGGATGCAAAAAGCCATTGCCGTCAAACATAAAAAGATCTGGCGCGTGTGTAAGCTTTTGGGCCGCTTCAATAACCAAGGGAAGCTCCCGAAATGCCAAATATCCTGGTATATAGGGGACTGTGACAACTTGCGTGCTATTTACTTCTTCAATAACCGTCTTTGCAGCATAGTCAATGACGATTATGCTGCAAACACCCCATTCAATTCCTTCATCCTCCCAGTAAGCTACATCCACACCCGCAATTAATTGGATATCAGCAGCAGTCATTATGTTTACCATACTCACCTGATCTTTTAAACAAGTTTGAATTGCATTCCATTGCTTATTGTCGGCTGATAGCGGATGGATATCTTGTATGTGAATTTTTATTCCTCCTAGTTAAGTGCCAGGTCCCGACACAATTCAAAATAGTGTCGGGACCTGGCACCTTTATGTAATAAAGTTCAACTACCGGGATAATGGCTACACCCCATTGATCTGCGCTGCAGCCGGACGCGTTTCTGGAGGGCGAGCGGTGAACCTACCAGAGTGGCCGGCTTCCGCTCCGATCAACTGAGCGACTGCTTCAAACATTATACCGCAATCGCGCCCTATTATTTAATTAAATTGAAAGGTTCATAAGAGTTCGTCAACAGCATTTATTCGAAAACAGCTACAAATCTAACTATTATTTTCACTTTTTGCCCTATTGTTTTTCATTCTTTTATAGAAAACGTAAATTGCATTGCCAACGACTATTAATAAAGCTCCAGTCAAAAAACCATATATAGGAGTGTTTTACGAAATCAGTCAAAAGAAATCCACGTCAGCTACCGGCTTTCGTGGATTCCGGCTTATTGAGCGACATAAAGATCTTAATTGTATTACATCAGCTTTAACACAATCTCATTTGATTCTTGAGTTACCATGATCTCTTGCTGCTCAGTGTTTCCATCTTTGTATTCTACTTGTACCGTAATGATGATCCCTTCACTTACTGCTTCATTGCCGTCGTGAGGGAGTGCCAGTGTATAATTATGTTGATCCTGATCTTCATAGCGCACTTGATAACTGTTCCCTACATCCTTTATCCCTTCATACACATCAGAGTCGAGTTCTCTCCCAATGAAATTAATGTTTTCTGCCAGCAGCCATTCTTTATCAATAAACTTTTCGTATGATAATGTCACATCCTCAATAAACATACCATCGTTTAGCTTGTACGTGATCGACTCAATCTGTTCCCCGGTTACCCCGAGTCTGACATCCGTGAAAATATAATTAGGGCCGCTTCCACTTATCGCAATTAATCCTTCCCGGAAATCCGTCCCTGTTTCGACTATAGCTTTTTCTGTTGTGACGTCCGTATGGATCTCTTGCCCTTCATCACCCATTGCATAGGCGGTGATCGCAAAGTCCGCGGCATCACCTGTCTTATTCAGGTTCGGCATCACGAGCATCATGGTCAGCAGCACACCAAATGCACATGCGGCCGAAACCCATTTCATGCGATTTGGCTGAACCTGCATTTTCTTCCGGATATTTTTCTTCATTCGGTCCTCCATCGCTTTCGGCATCTCGATTGAACGGACAGCATCTTTGAGCTTTTCAAATTCCATATGGATTCTCCTTTCGATATTTTTCCCGGAGAAGCTCTCTTCCCCGTTGCAAGCGCTTCTTTACAGCTGACGATGTAATGACAAGGATGTCCGCTATTTCATCAACTTTATAGCCCTCCACATAATGC
The Sporosarcina sp. P33 genome window above contains:
- a CDS encoding endonuclease V produces the protein MKIHIQDIHPLSADNKQWNAIQTCLKDQVSMVNIMTAADIQLIAGVDVAYWEDEGIEWGVCSIIVIDYAAKTVIEEVNSTQVVTVPYIPGYLAFRELPLVIEAAQKLTHAPDLFMFDGNGFLHPRHMGIATHASFFLNKPTIGIAKSYLKIADAEFEMPKNRAGSYADIIINKEVYGRVLRTHQDVKPIFVSCGNYIDLPTATAITKELINSESRLPIPVRLADLATRNNRRQLRN
- a CDS encoding metal-dependent hydrolase encodes the protein MKGTSHLFVGTAVGAIAGYAVQPDIRTALIGAAVGGISGVVPDLDTNGLASNSITLSKKVSKWLMETAGMVILLTLIYQTVIYGLSSDIYLYGGIGLLLLIVSRLITQRRMLTITGILVMLLGLVLDQSPGVLLAGSYIIIASFLPHRSYTHSILGIVFYVYILKQLYAQWPVDGLIAAGTAGYISHLFADMKLLPVNRRGVKWFLPLWKREF
- a CDS encoding tyrosine-type recombinase/integrase, which encodes MLLTEAWEKYQFDKRIEGYSPLTLKMYGFQCNLLMRYLGNIPMDEITADHLKQYLGKVGVHLKPSSLGHRVRFIKSLFRWTHEEGFILKNPAAKLKEPKLGKRIPKFLSKHEIELLREGCHTSQENALLEFFYSTGCRIGEIAKLNRDDINFAGNSVIVHGKGDKEREVYFNIRCAIWLKRYLDERDDEEPSLFVTERKPIRRMSVDTLRYVVKRISKRAGIKKTIHPHQLRHSYATHMVDNGAPLEIIQSLLGHEKSETTRIYAHLSGKLRYDFYKKYF
- a CDS encoding DUF1801 domain-containing protein — its product is MTERKMKETDNSVIEFIEMMENEKKKADAYQLLEIFEEATDYKGKMWGPSIIGFGSYHYKYASGREGDAPLVGFSPRKAKISLYLSCEREELLESFGKHTKGKACIYVNKLADIDTNVLKDLIKQSVETYQNLYPNE
- a CDS encoding HEAT repeat domain-containing protein, with amino-acid sequence MEPFETALPEQYETLKKQANYTSSWRKRLEAVKILSAYQHDKVIDLLKNRMQHDPVRQVQLAAYEALAAFGVDVEQPLPARFDIIKNTDKIFLRVKKSLPKDHTVADFADKLQRMRLDVFDAYEGDKGAEFMNWLEERWAKL
- a CDS encoding IS3 family transposase (programmed frameshift) codes for the protein MGKNVYSSEVKWAVVKDKLSGELTTKEIMEKHGVKNKSQIETWMRWYRANEIYRFDQPIGKQYTFGHGPELSSEADKKERQMSHLKMENEILKKVHGDRKEIEKEIVLQIVEKLKKKYTITAILSALGVPRATYYRWRLEETDKSLSVEEEAIIELCKRTKYRNGHRKIKAFLKQEYNIELNRNTVQRLMQKHNLQCRIKPKRKWKSQGESIIIAPDLLKRNFTASEPNQKWVTDITYIQYGSTTKYLSTIMDLYNNEIVAYKLYDHQQTPLVIDTLKAALAARNHPTGVIIHSDQGSVYTSYAYQAYIKDNDLIGSMSRRGNCWDNAVIESFHSSLKSEEFQYVKFNSLRNNIVVERVIAYLNYYNEERIQEKLGYLTPIKYGVKAA
- a CDS encoding CapA family protein — protein: MKRKWLVASLLVIWIAGGVILWQDWNSREYALSDRPQENASKDSAVTSAEAVTEVETEQKIEKTSISTATIGMVGDVLLHNPIYTYPSFDFAFEAVQEKMTGIDFLLANQESMPGGTELGLSTYPKFNSPKHIIPDLQNAGVDMITLANNHTFDKGEIGVRKSIEHAQEFGMPYVGAYESFKDRKTQRIVDVNGIKIGVLAYTYGTNIALDLQDKEYLVNYINRDRIENEIQEMKPLVDVTIVSLHWGPEYHLETSEDQADLAQFVSDAGADVIFGHHPHVLQRYGEVGNTKVFFSLGNFYSAQPFDYTNFGGIARLSVTKEQTGDLTEVTIDDPRFFPTGVIRNQQNRFKVVPLHQANATIHYSEEWVESHVGVPKW